The proteins below are encoded in one region of Listeria swaminathanii:
- a CDS encoding ATP-binding cassette domain-containing protein, with protein MKIRNLTKKMDDNLVLKDVSFDLQAGEVTALIGRNGVGKTTLFSTMTGIYLPDEGDVFLDEKSIYKHPEVKQQLFFLEDNMNHFNTYSVHTVVKIYKQIYTTFDEAFFMELMKQFELPMKAKLLSFSKGRKALFFIILAFSLNVRYLLLDEPMDGLDIIIKKQILAIIKDTVKKRGTSVVIASHRLEELEAIADRVIVLKGASVELDYYLEDMRTDAVKIQVAFKTKKIPDFVKNNAQLLYRNGRIYTLLVTENASSFLADLRLEDPVLLEEMTISIEDIFTVHLANDKIDYYEI; from the coding sequence ATGAAAATTCGGAACTTAACTAAAAAGATGGACGATAACTTGGTTTTGAAGGATGTTTCATTTGATTTGCAAGCGGGAGAAGTAACGGCATTAATTGGTCGAAATGGCGTGGGGAAAACGACACTATTTTCGACGATGACAGGAATTTATTTGCCGGATGAGGGCGATGTTTTCTTGGATGAAAAGAGTATTTATAAACACCCAGAAGTGAAGCAGCAGCTATTTTTCTTAGAAGATAATATGAATCATTTTAATACATACAGCGTGCACACGGTTGTGAAGATCTATAAGCAAATTTACACAACGTTTGATGAAGCGTTTTTTATGGAGCTAATGAAGCAATTTGAACTACCGATGAAGGCGAAATTACTGTCTTTTTCAAAGGGACGAAAGGCTTTATTTTTTATTATTTTAGCTTTTTCGCTGAATGTTCGGTATTTGTTGCTGGATGAACCAATGGACGGGCTCGATATTATTATTAAAAAACAGATTTTGGCGATTATTAAGGATACGGTGAAGAAGCGCGGGACGAGTGTGGTGATTGCGTCTCATCGCTTGGAAGAGCTTGAGGCGATTGCGGACCGGGTGATTGTTCTAAAAGGCGCGAGTGTGGAGCTTGATTATTATTTAGAGGATATGCGGACGGATGCGGTGAAAATACAAGTAGCCTTTAAAACGAAGAAGATACCTGATTTTGTGAAGAATAATGCACAATTATTATATCGAAATGGGCGGATTTATACACTTTTAGTAACTGAAAATGCAAGTAGTTTTCTGGCGGATTTGCGTTTAGAGGATCCGGTTTTACTGGAAGAAATGACGATATCGATTGAGGATATTTTCACGGTGCATTTGGCGAATGACAAAATAGATTATTACGAGATATAG
- a CDS encoding permease, whose translation MFNRGLWYREWRNMRWMLLGVAVLFFLGITLGLMSDADRWHSQKDYYESSDFIKQQEENPEYKTSDEEMKASLTVAYLSVPMYTNFVQDEFVDYMPFMFYFQVEMFFTLIKISVFILGVLAVIFERYTRANRFTASLPYKRTHIVGVKMIMGIATIALSYIASMGIGLAYFLSQVPTEYVQFDAAKFWVDIVGGLFTYIVIFLVAILIGLLIGSPIAAAFVAFGVMLLPNVLNPTLDNMYNFIWPHAGDKGMSKLLRFEDYVNVFSPFSFESASFGAVIFSVILSVLMVIAILILYKKQHIERSGYLFAFPWVKWPFLVLFSLFVGMASANLAVTDTELGFIGYLAWGIGATIASFILALYILNKMRGLFQMSKTN comes from the coding sequence ATGTTTAATCGAGGGTTATGGTATCGGGAATGGCGTAATATGAGATGGATGCTTTTGGGAGTGGCGGTACTTTTTTTTCTGGGAATTACTTTAGGTTTAATGTCGGATGCGGACAGATGGCATAGTCAAAAGGACTACTATGAATCGAGTGACTTTATAAAGCAGCAGGAAGAAAATCCAGAATATAAGACTTCTGATGAGGAAATGAAGGCTAGTTTGACGGTCGCTTATTTGTCGGTGCCGATGTACACTAATTTTGTTCAAGATGAGTTTGTGGATTACATGCCGTTTATGTTTTATTTTCAAGTGGAGATGTTTTTTACGCTGATTAAGATAAGTGTGTTTATTTTAGGGGTTTTAGCGGTAATATTTGAACGATATACAAGGGCGAATCGATTTACTGCATCGTTGCCTTATAAACGAACCCATATTGTTGGGGTTAAAATGATCATGGGGATAGCGACGATTGCTTTAAGCTACATTGCTTCCATGGGGATTGGTTTGGCTTATTTCTTGTCGCAAGTACCAACTGAATATGTCCAGTTTGATGCAGCGAAATTTTGGGTGGATATTGTTGGTGGGCTATTTACATACATTGTTATATTTTTAGTGGCGATTTTAATTGGCTTATTGATAGGTTCGCCAATTGCTGCAGCTTTTGTGGCGTTTGGGGTAATGTTACTGCCAAATGTGTTAAATCCTACTTTAGATAATATGTATAACTTTATTTGGCCGCATGCTGGGGATAAAGGGATGTCTAAACTGCTGCGGTTTGAGGATTATGTGAATGTATTTTCTCCGTTTTCGTTTGAGTCGGCGTCGTTTGGAGCGGTTATTTTCAGTGTGATATTGAGTGTGTTGATGGTTATAGCTATTTTAATTTTATATAAAAAGCAGCATATTGAACGGAGTGGCTATTTATTTGCTTTCCCGTGGGTTAAATGGCCGTTTTTAGTACTGTTTTCGTTGTTCGTTGGAATGGCTTCGGCTAATTTGGCTGTGACGGATACGGAGCTTGGATTCATCGGTTATCTAGCTTGGGGAATAGGCGCGACGATTGCTAGTTTTATTTTAGCGCTCTACATTTTAAATAAAATGCGTGGCCTTTTCCAGATGTCTAAAACGAATTAA
- a CDS encoding DUF1129 domain-containing protein: protein MTTETETNKPQLAELKASLTKRNLQYVMEVEKHLRETHYGAEQQEVIVYEMSEKILAEQKKGITARKLFNLTPTEYVVSLDVKAATVEQNTDKWWLVLDGGLLVLGAMMLISGISAYFQKNAQTLGIIVLVITAVVGGFAMLILRKYASNMRAGQKGGTIKYLLVAVGVIAVWMFVMTIVQVTIPPNINVALSPIVNTVGGAVIIALRFYVKKKKNIPSL, encoded by the coding sequence TTGACCACAGAAACAGAAACGAATAAACCGCAATTAGCTGAATTAAAAGCTAGTTTAACAAAGCGGAATTTGCAATATGTAATGGAAGTTGAAAAGCATTTGCGAGAAACTCATTACGGCGCAGAACAACAAGAAGTGATTGTTTATGAAATGAGTGAAAAGATTTTAGCCGAACAGAAAAAAGGCATAACAGCGAGAAAATTATTTAATTTAACACCAACAGAATATGTTGTTTCTTTAGATGTGAAAGCTGCTACAGTGGAGCAAAATACAGACAAATGGTGGCTAGTTCTTGACGGCGGACTCCTTGTACTTGGAGCGATGATGCTGATTTCCGGAATTAGTGCTTATTTCCAAAAAAATGCACAGACTTTAGGAATTATCGTGCTAGTAATCACTGCGGTTGTCGGTGGTTTCGCGATGCTGATCTTACGTAAATACGCATCTAACATGCGCGCTGGTCAAAAAGGTGGAACAATAAAATACTTACTAGTAGCGGTCGGAGTCATTGCGGTATGGATGTTTGTAATGACGATTGTACAAGTGACAATTCCTCCAAATATCAATGTAGCGTTAAGTCCGATTGTTAACACAGTTGGTGGTGCAGTTATTATTGCCCTACGTTTCTATGTGAAGAAAAAGAAAAATATTCCATCCTTATAA
- a CDS encoding MurR/RpiR family transcriptional regulator, protein MFSYEVIRQFTETEHHLYRYIMENRDKVMFMRVRELSEVTHVSPASIVRFTRKLGCEGFSEFKVKLKQEATREVKKKTADTVEVLEEFFERTMNRDYDHVLDAAAEIINEADLVVFFGIGTSGILAEYGSRFFSNMKKRTFYIKDPFYPNPGEQFKNKAVMIILSVSGETDQVLEQAQNMQQYGSRIISITNTSHNTLAGLSDVNIPYYVTQEMVDKTNITTQIPVLFLLEAMAKKNYNQEQEE, encoded by the coding sequence ATGTTTTCGTATGAAGTGATTAGACAATTTACAGAGACAGAGCATCATTTATACCGTTACATAATGGAAAATCGGGACAAAGTTATGTTTATGAGAGTTCGTGAGCTTTCAGAAGTGACGCATGTTTCGCCGGCTTCTATCGTTCGTTTTACTAGAAAATTGGGCTGTGAAGGCTTTTCGGAATTTAAAGTGAAGCTTAAACAAGAAGCGACGCGTGAAGTGAAGAAAAAAACGGCGGATACAGTAGAAGTTTTAGAGGAATTCTTTGAACGGACAATGAATCGTGATTATGATCATGTGTTAGACGCGGCGGCGGAAATTATCAATGAAGCTGATTTAGTCGTGTTTTTCGGAATCGGAACCTCAGGGATTTTAGCAGAGTATGGTAGTCGTTTTTTCTCCAATATGAAGAAGCGGACATTTTATATTAAAGATCCATTTTATCCTAACCCGGGAGAGCAATTTAAAAATAAAGCAGTGATGATTATACTTTCTGTGTCAGGCGAAACGGACCAGGTGCTTGAGCAGGCGCAAAATATGCAGCAATATGGCAGTCGGATTATTAGTATCACCAATACGAGCCACAATACGCTTGCTGGCTTGTCTGATGTTAATATTCCGTATTATGTGACGCAGGAAATGGTCGATAAGACGAATATTACGACGCAAATTCCGGTGCTATTTTTACTGGAAGCGATGGCGAAGAAAAATTATAATCAAGAACAAGAAGAATAA
- a CDS encoding PTS lactose/cellobiose transporter subunit IIA: MNEMETVIFGMISQVGSARSSYLEGLRAAREGNFEEAEAKLQEGSETLANGHHEHHKLIQKEASGEKVEIQLLLIHAEDLLITTETLREVVTEFVHVYKKIS; this comes from the coding sequence ATGAATGAAATGGAAACAGTTATTTTTGGCATGATTAGCCAAGTTGGTTCTGCGAGAAGCAGTTACTTAGAAGGACTTCGTGCGGCTCGTGAAGGCAATTTTGAGGAAGCAGAAGCAAAACTACAAGAAGGTAGCGAAACACTCGCAAACGGGCACCACGAGCATCATAAGCTAATCCAAAAAGAAGCTTCCGGTGAAAAAGTGGAAATTCAATTGCTTTTAATCCATGCGGAAGACTTACTCATCACAACAGAAACATTAAGAGAAGTTGTCACTGAATTCGTGCATGTATACAAAAAAATAAGCTAA
- the bglK gene encoding beta-glucoside kinase, with amino-acid sequence MKIAAFDIGGTALKMGVVLPHGEIILTKSAEISGSDGDQILAEMKLFLVENTDVTGIAVSAPGYVNPKTGLITMGGAIRRFDNFNLKEWLEAETGLPVAIENDANCALLAEKWLGKGQDLDDFLCLTIGTGIGGGIFSNGELVRGGRFRAGEFGYMFSERPGAFRPGKYTLNETTTMLVLRRQYAELTGRPLEEITGEEIFANYDAHDPISERLINEFYTGICTGLYNLIYLFDPTHIFIGGGITSRPTFITELKHHMESFGLRDTIIETATHKNQAGLLGAVYHFLQEENRHE; translated from the coding sequence ATGAAAATTGCAGCTTTTGATATCGGTGGAACGGCCCTTAAAATGGGGGTCGTTTTGCCGCATGGTGAAATTATTTTAACAAAATCAGCCGAAATCAGCGGTAGCGACGGCGACCAAATTTTAGCAGAAATGAAATTGTTTCTTGTTGAAAATACGGACGTGACGGGCATTGCAGTCAGCGCACCCGGCTACGTTAATCCGAAAACTGGACTCATCACAATGGGCGGCGCTATTCGCAGATTTGATAACTTTAATTTGAAAGAATGGCTCGAAGCGGAAACTGGTCTTCCTGTTGCCATCGAAAATGATGCTAATTGTGCCCTACTCGCTGAAAAATGGCTTGGTAAAGGACAAGATTTGGATGATTTTCTTTGTTTAACAATCGGAACTGGGATTGGTGGCGGCATTTTTTCCAATGGTGAATTAGTTCGTGGCGGTCGTTTCCGGGCTGGCGAGTTTGGTTATATGTTTAGCGAACGTCCCGGTGCTTTCCGTCCTGGCAAATATACGCTAAACGAGACCACAACCATGCTTGTTCTTCGTAGACAGTACGCGGAACTTACTGGGCGCCCTTTGGAAGAGATTACTGGTGAAGAAATTTTTGCTAATTATGACGCGCATGACCCTATCTCAGAACGACTTATTAACGAATTTTACACCGGGATTTGTACGGGGCTTTATAATTTAATTTACCTGTTCGATCCAACGCACATTTTTATCGGTGGTGGAATTACAAGCCGTCCTACTTTTATCACGGAGCTAAAGCATCATATGGAGAGCTTTGGGCTGCGCGACACGATTATCGAAACAGCAACACATAAAAATCAAGCTGGTCTACTCGGCGCAGTGTATCACTTTTTACAGGAGGAAAATAGACATGAATGA
- a CDS encoding PTS sugar transporter subunit IIC — MSMMSKFEHGMERVLVPVANKLNSQRHIAAIRDAFILVFPLIMAGSIITLINFAVLSPDGFIAKILFLGKIFPNLADAQAVFSPVMQGSTNIMAILIVFLVARNLAIFFKQDDLLCGLTSIGAFFIVYTPYTVVDNASYMTIKFLGAQGLFVAIIVAIITGEVFSRLARSPRLMIKMPDQVPPAVARSFKVLIPVIIITILFSVINYLITLVAPEGLNDLVYTVIQAPLKDMGTNVFSVIIIGLVSNLLWVLGIHGPNTVAAIRDTIFTEPNLDNLSYVAQHGSAWGAPYPATWAGLNDGFANYGGSGMTLGLLIAIFIASRRADYRDIAKLSLAPGIFNINEPVIFGLPIVLNPIMVIPFIITPAINTLIGYFFISTKLIPPVAYQVPWTTPGPLIPFLGTGGNWLALLVGLLCLAVATVIYLPFVLVSNKIAASDAAMDKNATASTEQ; from the coding sequence ATGAGTATGATGTCAAAATTTGAACACGGCATGGAACGTGTCTTAGTACCAGTTGCGAATAAATTGAACTCGCAACGCCATATTGCAGCAATTCGTGATGCATTTATTTTAGTTTTCCCATTAATTATGGCGGGTTCAATTATCACTTTGATTAACTTCGCAGTATTATCACCAGATGGCTTTATTGCAAAAATTCTATTCCTAGGGAAAATCTTCCCTAATTTAGCAGATGCACAGGCTGTATTTTCGCCGGTAATGCAAGGTTCGACTAATATTATGGCGATTCTGATTGTATTCTTAGTCGCGCGGAATCTGGCCATCTTCTTTAAACAGGATGATTTGCTCTGTGGACTTACATCGATAGGTGCATTCTTTATCGTTTATACACCTTACACAGTGGTTGACAATGCATCTTACATGACAATCAAATTCTTAGGCGCACAAGGCCTTTTCGTTGCTATTATTGTAGCGATTATTACTGGGGAAGTATTTAGCCGTCTAGCTAGATCCCCTCGTTTAATGATTAAAATGCCTGACCAAGTACCACCAGCAGTTGCTCGTTCTTTTAAAGTATTAATTCCAGTTATCATCATCACTATTCTTTTCTCTGTAATTAACTACTTAATCACTTTAGTTGCTCCAGAAGGTTTAAACGACCTTGTTTACACAGTTATCCAAGCGCCACTTAAAGATATGGGAACTAACGTATTCTCTGTTATCATCATTGGACTTGTTTCTAACTTACTTTGGGTTCTTGGTATTCACGGTCCTAACACAGTTGCGGCTATTCGTGACACCATTTTCACTGAACCAAACTTAGATAACTTATCTTACGTAGCACAACACGGTTCTGCTTGGGGCGCACCTTACCCAGCAACATGGGCTGGCCTAAATGACGGATTCGCAAACTACGGCGGATCTGGTATGACTCTAGGTTTACTGATTGCTATCTTTATAGCATCCCGTCGTGCAGACTACCGCGATATCGCGAAACTTTCTCTTGCACCAGGGATTTTCAACATCAACGAACCAGTTATTTTCGGTTTACCAATCGTATTAAACCCAATTATGGTTATTCCTTTCATCATTACACCAGCAATCAATACATTAATTGGTTACTTCTTTATCTCAACAAAACTTATTCCACCTGTCGCCTATCAAGTGCCTTGGACAACTCCGGGACCACTGATTCCCTTCCTTGGTACAGGAGGAAACTGGCTCGCGCTTCTGGTCGGCTTGCTCTGTCTAGCCGTCGCAACAGTCATTTATCTACCATTCGTACTTGTATCTAACAAAATTGCCGCGAGTGATGCTGCAATGGACAAAAATGCAACAGCCTCAACGGAACAATAG
- a CDS encoding PTS sugar transporter subunit IIB, giving the protein MKKILLVCAAGMSTSLLVTKMKAHATSIGEDIEIEALPVSEASNVVDKMDIVMLGPQVRYQKPQVDELVQGRIPVVVIDMKDYGMLNGKAVLEKAFAEIG; this is encoded by the coding sequence ATGAAAAAAATATTACTTGTATGTGCGGCCGGAATGTCGACAAGCTTACTCGTTACTAAAATGAAAGCGCACGCAACCTCTATCGGGGAAGATATTGAAATTGAAGCATTGCCAGTATCTGAAGCTAGTAACGTAGTAGATAAAATGGATATCGTTATGCTTGGACCTCAAGTCCGTTACCAAAAACCGCAAGTGGATGAACTTGTACAAGGTCGCATCCCTGTTGTAGTAATTGATATGAAAGATTATGGTATGTTAAACGGGAAAGCCGTTCTTGAAAAAGCTTTCGCGGAGATTGGGTAA
- a CDS encoding glycoside hydrolase family 1 protein, whose amino-acid sequence MEHNKLKPFPKDFLWGSASAAYQVEGAWDEDGKGPSVWDEFVRIPGTTFKETNGDVAVDNYHRYKEDVALMAEQGLKAYRFSVAWSRVIPHGNGEVNEAGLKFYDNLIDELLSYGIEPVVTLYHWDIPQGLQDEYGGWESRKVVEDFTTYAALLFERFNGRVKYWVTLNEQNVFISHGYKLAYHPPGVSDDKRMFAANHNANLANASAIAKFRELGTSGKIGPSFAYGPSYSIDANPANVLASENSEEFNAHFWMDVYTWGEYPTATWNWLEEHGLAPEILPGDTELLKKGKPDFMGVNYYRSMTHAFNGKDGVGSGKMNTTGEKGTSEETGVPGLYKNTNNPYLEKTNWDWDIDPTGLRIGLRRITNRYKLPIMITENGLGEYDSLTEDHKIHDEYRIEYIRAHALAIQEAITDGVEMLGYCTWSFTDLLSWLNGYQKRYGFVYVDRDENDEKELKRYKKDSFYWYKKTIEANGANLVEEQGK is encoded by the coding sequence ATGGAACATAATAAGTTGAAACCTTTCCCAAAAGATTTTCTATGGGGATCAGCTTCTGCAGCGTACCAAGTAGAAGGTGCCTGGGATGAGGATGGCAAAGGACCATCTGTATGGGATGAATTTGTTCGCATTCCTGGAACAACATTCAAAGAAACAAACGGAGACGTAGCGGTGGATAATTACCATCGTTATAAAGAAGATGTCGCGCTAATGGCTGAACAGGGCCTAAAAGCATATCGCTTCTCTGTCGCATGGAGTCGCGTTATCCCGCATGGTAACGGGGAAGTTAACGAAGCTGGACTTAAGTTCTATGATAATTTGATTGATGAACTTCTTTCTTATGGAATTGAGCCAGTTGTGACACTTTACCACTGGGATATTCCGCAAGGGCTTCAAGACGAATATGGTGGATGGGAATCGCGCAAAGTCGTAGAAGATTTCACTACTTACGCTGCCCTTCTATTCGAACGCTTTAACGGCCGAGTTAAATACTGGGTAACACTTAATGAACAAAACGTATTTATCTCACACGGTTACAAATTAGCGTATCACCCACCTGGCGTTTCTGACGACAAGCGTATGTTTGCGGCAAATCACAATGCGAACTTGGCGAATGCTTCTGCAATTGCTAAATTCCGCGAGCTAGGTACATCTGGAAAAATCGGCCCGAGTTTTGCATACGGACCAAGTTACTCCATTGATGCCAACCCAGCAAACGTGTTAGCTTCTGAAAACTCCGAAGAATTCAACGCCCATTTCTGGATGGATGTTTACACATGGGGTGAATATCCTACCGCTACTTGGAACTGGCTGGAAGAGCACGGTCTTGCACCGGAAATCTTACCAGGCGATACGGAACTTCTGAAAAAAGGAAAACCTGATTTCATGGGAGTTAACTATTACCGCTCAATGACTCATGCATTTAATGGGAAAGACGGCGTTGGTTCTGGGAAAATGAATACAACTGGCGAAAAAGGCACTTCCGAGGAAACTGGTGTACCGGGGTTATACAAAAACACCAACAACCCTTACTTAGAGAAAACGAATTGGGACTGGGATATTGATCCAACTGGCTTGCGCATTGGCTTACGTAGAATTACTAACCGCTATAAATTACCAATCATGATTACAGAAAATGGTCTTGGTGAGTATGATAGCTTAACGGAAGACCACAAAATCCACGATGAGTACCGGATTGAATACATTCGCGCACATGCTCTAGCAATCCAAGAAGCAATCACGGACGGTGTAGAGATGCTTGGTTACTGCACTTGGAGCTTCACAGATTTACTAAGCTGGTTAAACGGCTACCAAAAACGTTACGGTTTCGTATATGTTGACCGCGATGAAAATGATGAAAAAGAATTAAAACGCTATAAAAAAGACAGTTTTTACTGGTATAAAAAGACAATCGAAGCAAACGGAGCTAATTTAGTAGAAGAACAGGGCAAATAA